From Actinomyces sp. oral taxon 171 str. F0337, one genomic window encodes:
- a CDS encoding lipopolysaccharide biosynthesis protein, producing the protein MAGIFARVRSVMESSPFLRHVLTLVSGTATAQAIVFGMTMVLTRIFSDADRGQLTRYTSIVLIITAVAALRYDMTIMLPKKDAWALACARLGMVSIVVVSVVTSVAALLLKPLIARQWGNDVAAWMPLLGLTTLLLSTVQLLQYWYNRQSDYRTISINRVEQQVGQSLGQLVLGAAGMVSVGGLLLGQTIGQLWAFVNLGRKAKPLHRPLPPEAPSLWQVARRYRRMPLLNGLNAFVDAVRLNGINLLVGSYSVASLGQFNLAWTCLEVPLALINAAVGQVFFHKLATLQPGQMRPLVRQVIKRVLMIGTIPFALLFIVSPWLFPLLFGGQWVESGDFARALTPWLFILLVTSPLSNLFVVTENQDWMLIFSVVYAAVPLAWLWLSPYSLLTTTYVLGAIMCVILVGQILMADAAARGFDSRPPASEANEGHYEAAGEPEPSASVPATDSHDEEQ; encoded by the coding sequence GTGGCGGGGATTTTCGCCCGGGTCCGCTCGGTCATGGAGTCCTCCCCGTTCCTGCGCCACGTCCTGACACTGGTCAGCGGGACGGCCACCGCCCAGGCCATCGTCTTCGGCATGACGATGGTCCTCACCCGCATCTTCTCCGATGCGGACCGCGGTCAGCTGACGCGCTACACCTCGATCGTCTTGATCATCACTGCCGTCGCGGCGCTGCGCTACGACATGACGATCATGCTGCCCAAGAAGGACGCCTGGGCCCTGGCCTGCGCCCGGCTGGGAATGGTGTCCATCGTGGTGGTCTCTGTGGTCACGAGCGTCGCGGCCCTCCTCCTCAAGCCGCTGATCGCCCGGCAGTGGGGGAACGATGTCGCCGCCTGGATGCCGCTGCTGGGCCTGACCACGCTGCTGCTGTCGACGGTTCAGCTCCTCCAGTACTGGTACAACCGCCAGTCGGACTACCGGACGATCTCGATCAACCGGGTCGAGCAGCAGGTCGGGCAGTCCCTCGGCCAGCTCGTCCTGGGGGCGGCGGGGATGGTCAGTGTCGGAGGTCTGCTGCTCGGTCAGACGATCGGTCAGCTCTGGGCCTTCGTCAATCTGGGGCGCAAGGCCAAGCCGTTGCACCGGCCGCTGCCGCCCGAGGCGCCCAGCCTGTGGCAGGTCGCCCGCCGCTACCGGCGAATGCCGCTGCTCAACGGCCTCAACGCCTTCGTCGACGCCGTGCGGCTCAACGGCATCAACCTGCTCGTGGGCTCCTACTCGGTGGCCAGCCTGGGGCAGTTCAACCTGGCTTGGACCTGCCTGGAGGTTCCGCTGGCCCTCATCAACGCCGCCGTGGGGCAGGTCTTCTTCCACAAGCTCGCCACGCTGCAGCCCGGACAGATGCGCCCGCTGGTGCGTCAGGTCATCAAGAGGGTCCTGATGATCGGGACCATTCCCTTCGCCCTGCTCTTCATCGTCTCGCCGTGGCTCTTCCCCCTGCTCTTCGGCGGCCAGTGGGTCGAGTCGGGTGACTTCGCCCGGGCCCTGACCCCCTGGCTGTTCATCCTGCTGGTCACCTCGCCCCTGTCCAACCTCTTCGTCGTCACCGAGAACCAGGACTGGATGCTGATCTTCTCGGTGGTCTACGCCGCCGTCCCCCTGGCCTGGCTCTGGCTCAGCCCGTACTCGCTGCTGACGACCACCTACGTCCTGGGCGCCATCATGTGCGTCATCCTCGTGGGACAGATCCTCATGGCCGACGCCGCAGCCCGCGGCTTCGACTCGCGCCCCCCGGCATCGGAGGCCAATGAGGGGCACTACGAGGCCGCCGGTGAGCCCGAGCCCTCCGCCTCCGTGCCCGCGACCGATTCTCACGATGAGGAGCAGTGA
- a CDS encoding Gfo/Idh/MocA family protein — MGENVAFDGQATTTGLPAVHHLPDKGTTDNPLRVGLIGLGSMGRHHARVIRATEGMDLVAVADPGGDRFGVAGELAVLPDVHALIDAGLDAAMVAVPTVYHEEVALALAEAGVHTMVEKPIAHDAAAGRRVAAAFAERGLVGAVGYIERCNPALRALRERLDAGELGEVYQVLTRRQGPFPARISDVGVVKDLATHDIDLTAWVAGAHYTSVSAQVTHRSGRQTEDMMVATGLLEGGIIVSHQVNWLTPFKERVTIVTGEKGAFVADTLTGDLTFHANGTVASTWDQVAAFRGVSEGDVIRYAIPKREPLALEQESFRDAVRGVAQRHVTMDEGVATLNVVEAVLTSASENRTVEL, encoded by the coding sequence ATGGGTGAGAACGTCGCCTTCGACGGCCAGGCCACGACGACCGGGCTGCCCGCGGTCCATCACCTGCCGGACAAGGGCACAACGGACAACCCGCTGCGCGTGGGTCTCATCGGCCTGGGCTCCATGGGGCGTCACCACGCCCGGGTCATCCGCGCCACCGAGGGGATGGATCTCGTGGCCGTCGCCGATCCCGGCGGCGACCGCTTCGGCGTCGCCGGTGAGCTGGCGGTCCTGCCCGACGTCCACGCCCTCATCGACGCCGGACTGGACGCCGCCATGGTGGCCGTCCCCACCGTCTACCACGAGGAGGTCGCCCTGGCCCTGGCCGAGGCCGGCGTGCACACCATGGTGGAGAAGCCCATCGCCCACGACGCCGCCGCGGGCCGCCGCGTGGCCGCCGCCTTCGCCGAGCGGGGCCTGGTGGGCGCCGTCGGCTACATCGAGCGCTGCAACCCCGCCCTGCGGGCGCTGCGCGAGCGCCTCGACGCCGGTGAGCTCGGCGAGGTCTACCAGGTCCTCACCCGCCGCCAGGGCCCCTTCCCGGCCCGTATCAGCGACGTCGGCGTCGTCAAGGACCTGGCCACCCACGACATCGACCTGACCGCCTGGGTCGCCGGCGCCCACTACACCTCCGTGTCCGCACAGGTCACGCACCGCTCCGGCCGTCAGACCGAGGACATGATGGTGGCCACCGGTCTGCTGGAGGGCGGCATCATCGTCAGCCATCAGGTCAACTGGCTCACGCCCTTCAAGGAGCGCGTCACGATCGTCACCGGGGAGAAGGGCGCCTTCGTGGCGGACACCCTCACCGGGGACCTCACCTTCCACGCCAACGGCACCGTGGCTTCCACCTGGGACCAGGTCGCCGCCTTCCGGGGGGTCAGCGAGGGCGACGTCATCCGCTACGCGATCCCCAAGCGTGAGCCGCTGGCCCTGGAGCAGGAGAGCTTCCGCGACGCCGTGCGCGGCGTGGCCCAGCGCCACGTCACCATGGACGAGGGCGTGGCCACGCTCAACGTCGTCGAGGCGGTGCTGACCTCGGCGAGCGAGAACCGGACGGTCGAGCTCTGA
- a CDS encoding DegT/DnrJ/EryC1/StrS family aminotransferase: MSLEFIPAAKPIIGQEERDAVDAVLASGMVVQGPQVKAFEEEFSAQVVDGAHCVAVNSGTSAQHVATLATELQERAGGAPEVIVPSFTFAATGNSVAISGAVPVFADIDPVTFTLDPASIEASITERTAAIEVVHLYGLPANMPEILAIAERHGLAVLEDCAQAHGASIDGRPVGAFGAWGAFSFYPTKNMTSLEGGMITTADAELARRCRLIRNQGMEQQYANELVGLNNRMTDVAAAVGRVQLTKLAGWTAARQANAARLNELLAGVDGVVTPFVPEGYTHVYHQYTIRLEGATGAERDAVQAALREEWQVGSGVYYPIPNHRLASLAHYAEGLELPGTEKAARECLSLPVHPSLSEADLERIGQAVAATVKAGA, encoded by the coding sequence ATGTCACTCGAGTTCATCCCAGCAGCCAAGCCGATCATCGGGCAGGAGGAGCGCGACGCCGTCGACGCCGTCCTCGCCTCGGGCATGGTCGTCCAGGGGCCCCAGGTCAAGGCCTTCGAGGAGGAGTTCTCCGCCCAGGTCGTCGACGGCGCCCACTGCGTGGCCGTCAACTCCGGCACCTCGGCCCAGCACGTGGCGACGCTGGCCACTGAGCTCCAGGAGCGCGCCGGAGGGGCCCCGGAGGTCATCGTCCCCTCCTTCACCTTCGCCGCCACCGGCAACTCGGTGGCCATCAGCGGCGCCGTGCCGGTCTTCGCCGACATCGACCCGGTGACCTTCACCCTGGACCCCGCCAGCATCGAGGCCTCCATCACCGAGCGCACGGCGGCCATCGAGGTGGTCCACCTCTACGGTCTGCCCGCCAACATGCCTGAGATCCTCGCCATCGCCGAGCGCCACGGCCTGGCCGTCCTCGAGGACTGCGCCCAGGCGCACGGCGCCTCCATCGACGGCAGGCCCGTGGGCGCATTCGGGGCCTGGGGCGCCTTCTCCTTCTACCCCACCAAGAACATGACCAGCCTCGAGGGCGGCATGATCACCACGGCCGACGCCGAGCTGGCCCGCCGCTGCCGCCTCATCCGCAACCAGGGCATGGAGCAGCAGTACGCCAACGAGCTGGTGGGCCTCAACAACCGTATGACGGACGTGGCCGCCGCCGTCGGCCGCGTCCAGCTGACCAAGCTGGCCGGCTGGACCGCTGCCCGCCAGGCCAACGCCGCGCGCCTCAATGAGCTGCTGGCAGGCGTCGACGGCGTCGTCACCCCCTTCGTCCCCGAGGGCTACACGCACGTCTACCACCAGTACACGATCCGCCTCGAGGGGGCCACGGGCGCCGAGCGCGACGCCGTCCAGGCCGCCCTGCGCGAGGAGTGGCAGGTCGGTAGCGGCGTCTACTACCCGATTCCCAACCACCGCCTGGCCTCCCTGGCCCACTATGCCGAGGGCCTCGAGCTGCCCGGAACCGAGAAGGCCGCCCGCGAGTGCCTCTCCCTGCCGGTGCACCCCTCCCTGAGCGAGGCGGACCTGGAGCGCATCGGCCAGGCCGTGGCCGCCACCGTCAAGGCAGGTGCCTGA
- a CDS encoding acyltransferase, protein MATRIAPSADVSEDAVLGEGTSIWHLAQVREHAVLGRDCIVGRGAYIGEGVVMGDSCKVQNYALVYEPARLADGVFIGPAVTLTNDHFPRAVNPDGSLKSAADWDPVGVTIDEGASIGARAVCVAPVRVGAWATVAAGAVVTKDVPAHALVAGVPARRIGWVGRAGEPLVPADPGPDGAPRWRCPVTGTLYEQSDAEPGTGNGTQSSSESTTIREVTH, encoded by the coding sequence GTGGCCACCCGCATCGCCCCGTCCGCTGATGTCTCCGAGGACGCCGTGCTCGGAGAGGGCACCAGCATCTGGCACCTCGCGCAGGTCCGTGAGCACGCCGTCCTCGGACGGGACTGCATCGTGGGACGCGGCGCCTACATCGGCGAGGGCGTCGTCATGGGGGACAGCTGCAAGGTGCAGAACTACGCCCTCGTCTACGAGCCGGCCCGTCTGGCCGATGGGGTCTTCATCGGCCCCGCGGTCACGCTGACCAACGACCACTTCCCCCGGGCCGTCAACCCCGACGGCTCGCTCAAGTCCGCCGCCGACTGGGATCCCGTGGGAGTCACCATCGACGAGGGCGCATCGATCGGTGCCCGCGCCGTGTGCGTCGCCCCGGTGCGTGTCGGTGCCTGGGCCACGGTGGCCGCCGGCGCCGTGGTCACCAAGGACGTTCCCGCCCACGCCCTGGTCGCCGGGGTCCCAGCCCGCCGCATCGGCTGGGTCGGGCGCGCCGGCGAGCCCCTTGTTCCCGCCGACCCCGGCCCCGACGGCGCCCCGCGCTGGCGCTGCCCCGTCACCGGGACCCTGTACGAGCAGTCCGATGCCGAGCCCGGTACTGGGAACGGCACGCAGTCCAGCTCCGAATCCACCACCATCCGAGAGGTCACCCACTGA